The DNA region GTTTTGGTGCGCGACTTCCGGCAACTCGGTTTTACCGAGAGCGCGGTCGCCACCTGGAATGCGATGACCCGTCATAGCCACGGAATCGTCTTGGTTACCGGCCCTACCGGTTCGGGTAAGACGACTACGCTCTATTCCACACTGAAGCAGCTGGCCAAACCCGAGGTCAACGTCTGCACGGTGGAAGATCCCATTGAGATGGTAGAACCCAGCTTCAATCAGATGCAGGTCCAGCACAATATCGGTCTCGATTTTGCCAGCGGGGTGCGTACCCTGCTGCGCCAGGATCCCGACGTGATCATGGTGGGCGAAATACGTGATCTGGAAACAGCGCGCATGGCCACGCAAGCCGCACTCACGGGGCACTTGGTGCTCTCGACGCTCCACACCAATGATTCGATTTCTGCGATAACGCGATTAATGGAGATCGGTGTACCGGCCTACCTGATTCGCGCGACGTTGCTCGGGGTAATGGCCCAGCGCCTCATCCGTACCCTCTGCCCGCACTGCAAGCAGGCGGGTGAGTTGGATGCAGCAGCCTGGAAGGCACTGACCGCAGGCAGCATGCAGTCACATCCGACCTCCATCATGCAACCGGTCGGATGCGATGAGTGCCGCCATACAGGCTATCTGGGGCGACACGGCATCTACGAGATGCTGCCCATATCATCGAAGCTCAAAGGCATGATTCAGAACGATTTCAGTCTGCGAACCGTCAAGCAGCAGGCGTTGACGGAGGGTCTGCGGGAGTTACGGATCGCCGGTGCGCTGAAGGTCGCCGAAGGGCTGACGACGCTTGAGGAGGTATTCAAGGTTGCGGCCCCCGCGGAGAACGACTGAGGCTGCAGGTTGACCTGATTGCGCCCCGCGAAGGTGGTCATCCAGCATTGTCTGGTCGCGACGCAACACTGGCGATTCCTGTCATGCGTTCAATCGCTCGCGAATGAAGTCGATGATGCCGTCCAGTGCCACATCCGTGCTGGTATCGTCCTGGCGTCCCTTGTATTCGACAAGGCCATTATCCAATCCACGCTCACCCAGCACTACACGGTGGGGAATGCCAATCAACTCCATGTCGGCAAACATAAACCCGGGGCGCACTTTGCGATCGTCGAAGAGGACTTCGAATCCGGCCTCCTGTAGACGTTGATAGAGGGCGTCGGTCGCCGCCATCAGGCGCCCGGATTTGTGCATGTTCATCGGCAGCAGCGCGACCTGAAACGGTGCAATAGGCGCTGGCCAGCAGATTCCTTTGTCATCGTGATTTTGCTCAATGGCTGCGGCGACCACCCGGCTTACGCCAATACCGTAGCAACCCATCAGGAGCGTCCTGTCACGTCCCTCTTCATCGAGCACTGTGGCCCCCAGCGCCGAGCTGTACTTGGTGCCCAGCTGAAAGATATGACCCACCTCGATGCCGCGGGCGATGGAGAGCCGGCCTTTGCCGTCAGCGCTCGGATCTCCGGCCACCACGTTGCGCAGGTCCGCCACCTCGGGTAGCGGGACATCGCGTTCCCAGTTAATGCCGAAATGGTGTTTATCATCGATATTGGCACCCGCGCCGAAGTCGCTCATTACCGCCACCGCGCGGTCAACAATCAGCGGCAGAGGAAGGTTTACCGGGCCCAGGGAACCGGGTCCGGCGCCAATGGCTTCGCGTATCTCCTGCTCGTCAGCGAAACGCAGAGGGATCGCCACCTGGGATAGTTTCTCCGCTTTGATTGTGTTCAGCTCGTGATCGCCACGTACCATGAGCGCCACCAACGGTGGATCACTCTCTTCCGCAGCCGCGACGATCAGGGTTTTGACCGTCTTCTCGATCGGTATCCTGAATTGCTCCACGAGCTGCTGAATGGTTTTGGCGTTTGGCGTGTCGACCAGTTGCATGGTTTCCGAGGGTGCCGCTCGTTCCGCGTGGGGTGCGATAGCCTCGGCCAACTCGACATTCGCCGCGTAATCGCTGTTGTCGGAGAATGCGATGGCATCTTCGCCGGAATCCGCCAGTACCATGAATTCGTGGGAAACAGCGCCACCGATGGAACCAGAATCGGCGCTCACCGGCCGGTAGCTCAGGCCGCAACGGTTGAAGATGTTGGAGTAGGCCTGGTGCATCACCCGATAGGTCGCCTCCAGCGAGGCTTGGTCGAGATGGAAGGAGTAGGCGTCCTTCATCAGGAATTCACGGGCGCGCATCACGCCGAAACGGGGTCGGATTTCGTCGCGAAACTTGGTCTGGATCTGGTAGTAGTTGAGAGGAAGTTGCTTGTAACTGCTGATTTCCCGCCGCACCAGATCGGTGATGACCTCTTCGTGCGTGGGGCCGAAGCAGAAGTCGCGATTATGACGATCGCGAATGCGTAAAAGCTCGGGCCCATATTGTTGCCAGCGGCCCGATTCTTCCCACAGCTCGGAGGGCTGCACAGCCGGCATGGAGAGCTCCAGTGCCCCTGCTTGGTCCATCTCTTCGCGGACGATGGTTTCTACCTTGCGCAGCACGCGCAACCCCAGGGGAAGCCAGGTGTAGATGCCAGCGGCGAGCTTGCGGATCATGCCGGCACGCAGCATCAGTTTGTGGCTGACGATCTCAGCGTCGGCGGGGGTTTCTTTAACGGTATTGAGTGGGTACTGGGAGACTCGCATGAACGTTGCTCTTTCCTTGCGGTGCTGTCTGAATGAACAAAGTGAGGGATTGTAACGGCATGCCGTTAGCGGGGTCATCCGTGGCGAGTGGGCGAGGAACGAAAAGAGACCTTGGGCGACGCCGGCATTTGTGCCCGAGGGCGGAACAGGGCAGCGAAAATCGTGTGTTGCGGATCAGTTGCAGTTCTTCTCGATCTGCGCGCGAGCCTCCTCCATCTTTTCATTGCGCTCCTCTTCGGTCATCACCGTAATATTGCCCTCGCTGTCACGGACTCGGCGGTTGGTGCGGATCTCAAGGTTGGCCAGGTTCTGTCGGGCCGCTTTGCATACGGTTTCTCGACGCTCCGTCTCAGCGTCGAGTCTGGTCTGTTCTTCAGTACTTTTCTTGCGCTGATCTTCAATGGTTTTGAGCCGATTCTGGATCGCCTCCGAACGCTGGCGACCCTGTTCGGTACCCCCGGTAGGCGCACTAAGCGTGCGAATACGGCTGCCGCGGTCTTTGTTGCTGGCCGGGGGCGGTGTCTCGGTGTAGTGCACGACCCCCTGGTCGTCGACCCAACGGTAAATCGCAGCCTGCGCCACAGTGGAAATGGCGATCCCGGCTGCCAGTAGTACCCCTATTGCCACACGCATAATGCCTCCCCCGCTGCGTCCTATCGGCTGTTGGCACTATAGCGGCATTGATGCTCGAGGGGGAAGGATCGTGATCGCAGAATGGCGTCAGCGGTTGATAAATAAAGGCTTTCAGCCTTGACGCGCTGCAGCGATGCCAATATAAGTAACTCCTTTATCTCACAGATCGCGCGAGGCAGTGGGGCGTGGGGGTTGCCCCGGCTCGCCGGGCACATGAGCCGATCTGCGTCTCTTTTGCGGTGGTACCCGGCCACCGTCCGGAATCCCGGTAGAGGAGTTGACTCTCGTGGAACTGAGTGGTGCCGATATCTTCGTCCAGTGCCTGAAAGACGAAGGAGTGGAGCATATCTTTGGCTATCCTGGTGGAGCGGTGCTGCATCTGTACGATGCCTTGTACGCCCAGGAAGATGTCAAACACATTCTGGTGCGTCACGAGCAGGGCGCGGTGCACGCGGCCGACGGGTATGCCCGTTCGACCAACAGGGCCGGCGTCGCGTTGGTTACCTCTGGGCCGGGCGCGACCAATGCCGTGACGGGTATTGCCACGGCCTACATGGATTCGGTTCCCCTGGTCGTGTTTACCGGTCAGGTGCCGACGAGTTTGATCGGCAATGATGCCTTCC from Pseudomonadota bacterium includes:
- a CDS encoding proline--tRNA ligase, with amino-acid sequence MRVSQYPLNTVKETPADAEIVSHKLMLRAGMIRKLAAGIYTWLPLGLRVLRKVETIVREEMDQAGALELSMPAVQPSELWEESGRWQQYGPELLRIRDRHNRDFCFGPTHEEVITDLVRREISSYKQLPLNYYQIQTKFRDEIRPRFGVMRAREFLMKDAYSFHLDQASLEATYRVMHQAYSNIFNRCGLSYRPVSADSGSIGGAVSHEFMVLADSGEDAIAFSDNSDYAANVELAEAIAPHAERAAPSETMQLVDTPNAKTIQQLVEQFRIPIEKTVKTLIVAAAEESDPPLVALMVRGDHELNTIKAEKLSQVAIPLRFADEQEIREAIGAGPGSLGPVNLPLPLIVDRAVAVMSDFGAGANIDDKHHFGINWERDVPLPEVADLRNVVAGDPSADGKGRLSIARGIEVGHIFQLGTKYSSALGATVLDEEGRDRTLLMGCYGIGVSRVVAAAIEQNHDDKGICWPAPIAPFQVALLPMNMHKSGRLMAATDALYQRLQEAGFEVLFDDRKVRPGFMFADMELIGIPHRVVLGERGLDNGLVEYKGRQDDTSTDVALDGIIDFIRERLNA
- a CDS encoding DUF4124 domain-containing protein, with the protein product MRVAIGVLLAAGIAISTVAQAAIYRWVDDQGVVHYTETPPPASNKDRGSRIRTLSAPTGGTEQGRQRSEAIQNRLKTIEDQRKKSTEEQTRLDAETERRETVCKAARQNLANLEIRTNRRVRDSEGNITVMTEEERNEKMEEARAQIEKNCN